The window AATTACATCACATACTTATTCTAAAAGTTCTCATAATCCAAGATTACAAGTATTAGTAGGAATTCCTGCTAACAATTTTGGCAAATTCTGTCACCATTTGGTCCAGAGTTGTTTCCCAATCCATCTGCTTTTAATCAAATCTGATCCTTTTTCTGCAATCATTATTGTTGGTGCATTGGTGTTGCCGGAAGTTACACTGGGCATGACAGAGGCATCAATAACCCTCAGCTTGTCCACTCCATGAACTCTAAGTTCAGGATCTACCACGGCACCAGGATCACCAGAAGGTCCCATTCTGCAGCTGCCAGCTTGGTGATTCTCTGGACCAGTGTTTCTGCGGATTGCGCACTCCCAGTAGGCGTCACAACCGAAGGAAATATTTTCACACCCCATGGCTGGAGTTGTATCCATTCTGAAACCGTACTTTTGCAAAGCCTGAGTCTCCGAGAGTCTGATACCAAACTTTATTCCTTCTATCATTGTGGCTACATCGGCGGGGTTTGTCAAGTACCTCGCAAAGATCATCGGAGGTGAAAGAGGGTTATTGTCTCTTAATCTAAGAAATCCGCGACTCTTTGGATGTAGCACTGCAGGAATAATATTCACCTCTCTTTGTGGTGGAGGTCCTGTAGTATTCATTGCATCACCAGTTCTCTCACCGACTTGCCCAGTCCTAGCACAGTTTGCAAGGAAGCCACCGAAAAAGAATTGAATATCCGGGTGATCGTCGTTAGGATTTGCGAACTTGGAGTTGATAAAACCAGTAGTGTCTGAAAGACCGGTGCCTGACATAAGGCCATCTCGGAATAGAAGATATTCCATAGCTGTAGCCCAGTTAAGGGGTGTTGTAGATGTATCATTGATGAAGAATCTCATGAAGTAGGCCACATGATTGTGAAGGTTTCTCCCAACTCCTGGAAGGTGATGGACTACAGGTACTCCAACTTTGGTCAAATCTTCTTGAGGCCCAATTCCTGACAAAAGAAGGATTTGAGGGGAATTAACTGCCCCCCCACATACAACTACTTCATTTTTTGCCAATATATTCTCCCTCCCTCCATCCCCTCTGATAATTTCTACTCCATATGCCTGTTTCTTATTGGGATCGACGAGAACACGAGCTACAGTTGTGTTGAGCATAATATGCAAATTAGGTCTATCTTTAACAGGACGGAGGAAAGCTCGAGATGAACTGAACCTAGAACCGTTCTTACTCGTTGTCTGAGCTATGGCAAACCCTGTGTGAGACACACCATTAAGGTCACGGACAGGGTAGCCCAACTCGATAGCTGCCTGCAGTATGGCATGGGAAAGTGGAGGGTGGTATGGAAACTGGGTGACGGGTAAGTATCCTCCCACACCGTGGAAACCAGGGTCCATCATGTCTGCTTGCAGGTTGTCCTCTGATTTGAGGAAGTAAGGTAGAACGTCTTGGTACGCCCATCCAGTGTTCCCTAGTTTCGCCCAGTCATCGAAGTCCTTCCTGCTGCCTCTCATGTACATCATGCCATTGAGGACACTCGTTCCTCCAATAACCTGCAACAGATTATGTTTACAGCACCATTAATTAACACTTAATCAACAAAAAAGTAATTCCATTCTTTATTTCacattcaaaaaaaattaaatgattagtataatttttttatagttttcagatGTAATGCTGATGTTACCCATGCTGTATAAAAAGTTATGATTTGTTCAACATTGTATACTGACATAAATTCTCTCAAGCAGTAATGTCTTCAAATCAATATCTCAACTTAGATCTGAAGTTTATATTCTGTATGAGAATATAGATCGTTATATATCAAGtgaaaaagtaaatttcttcACCATATTGTGAACATGACATGGTCATAAATAATCTtgataattgaaattttcaaacaataaatattaagatatatgtatatatatatatatatatatatatatatatatatatatatatatatcacataacTTTATAAGAcctttatttatttgtctattcCAATGCAGAAACCCATTTACAATGGTTAGTTCAAAAACAGCAATGAAGAACTTAATTGACAaggaaaataatacaagaataatacatagtttaaatataataaatgcaaGGTCTCTGCAACAATATCTGCATTTCTTTAAACTGGTTGCTGCTACCAAAGGTATGATTGAGGCTTAGTTCCCAAGACTTTGGATACGAGACATTGTGAGGGCATAATTTGTAGTCTGGAAATTTCCCTTAAAGAGATGTACTTTGTAATGGAATGTGGAAGTTGACTAGTCCAAAAAAGTTCAGTACGACTGAACAAAGTAACAAAAGCCGTATAAAAATCAGCATAacacattgttttttatgtaGGAAGGAAAAAAGATGTGttacaagtttatatattttcatatttttagacatacacatgcacacacacacatactctgtctctgtctgtctctctctctctttcaaaAAGGTACCTGGCTCATAACATCACCTGGAAGATTTCTTTTTGAGGATTGCATAAATGTTTGCTTCAATACAGATTgacatttttactatacaaagCAAAGGAGTCAGAGAGAGGATTTCCTTCGCTTATGCATCTCTTGTTGGTGATTGTATTCTGATCCCATTAGCCAACATCTTAGGACATCTCAATATCTTCAGTTTCCCAGTAATACTTTAAACCTCATTTACTTAACAAACTAACTGAATTCAGTcaagtaaattacacataaaatttacacactatttaaattacactaattatttaaaaacacaatgtttttaaatataagttcatgtaggatatttaaaattattgtagagactctctttgtatatatttataaccaaaatatcctagtaattttcttaactttatttcattaacaCAGAAGTACAAtcaatattaaatcataaaaagtatgactgaaatagttttaaactgcATCTGAACGTGAATTATGTTTTCAAGTTTGTGGGATGTAATGCACTTTCCCTCATGTTTATAAATCCAGTCATTATTTCTTTTTGCTTAGTTAGCCAAAACGTAAGTGTTTTCATTTGAACCTATTTGAATCGGTGATTTTACAAAGGGCATAAGtcaacattttctaatttttcaggaaacaaaaaaacgattatcttaaatgtatgtgatttaaaacaattggtatttttttggctgataatatatatgattatggtatagtttatgtaatttaaaaacataattatattatatacaacccgtaaacaaatttaaaaaaaacacgacTCATGCCCTTTGTGAAATCAGTTATGGAAATTAGCTATTAAAGAGGGATAAAACTGAAACTCTTATTGTATTAtgacaacaaatttattaaaaaatattatatactaacatTTTAAGGTCCAGTATTTGGTTAgataatgacaaaattaaaatggcTTCAGTAGTAGGCTTACAAGTAAAACATCTAGCCCCATTCATCTCCAACACTTTCTTCTTGGTCAAGCCTGGATCTACGTTCTTCGGTTGGCCAAGTTGTTATGTCATTATAGAAATCAAGATATTCATGAGGTATGTAACTGATGGTCTTCTTAATATCTTCCATTTTTTCAGAAGGGA of the Homalodisca vitripennis isolate AUS2020 chromosome X, UT_GWSS_2.1, whole genome shotgun sequence genome contains:
- the LOC124369496 gene encoding glucose dehydrogenase [FAD, quinone]-like; this translates as MNCNCPVTQPGPTLASTCGGSSFMLFMGLLEVFIRSQCDLEDPCGRPVSRGVPDREYDFIVVGAGSAGAVVASRLSEVPHWRVLLVEAGGNEPTGTQVPSMFLNFLGTSIDWGFRTEPEDMACLAENERRCYWPRGKVIGGTSVLNGMMYMRGSRKDFDDWAKLGNTGWAYQDVLPYFLKSEDNLQADMMDPGFHGVGGYLPVTQFPYHPPLSHAILQAAIELGYPVRDLNGVSHTGFAIAQTTSKNGSRFSSSRAFLRPVKDRPNLHIMLNTTVARVLVDPNKKQAYGVEIIRGDGGRENILAKNEVVVCGGAVNSPQILLLSGIGPQEDLTKVGVPVVHHLPGVGRNLHNHVAYFMRFFINDTSTTPLNWATAMEYLLFRDGLMSGTGLSDTTGFINSKFANPNDDHPDIQFFFGGFLANCARTGQVGERTGDAMNTTGPPPQREVNIIPAVLHPKSRGFLRLRDNNPLSPPMIFARYLTNPADVATMIEGIKFGIRLSETQALQKYGFRMDTTPAMGCENISFGCDAYWECAIRRNTGPENHQAGSCRMGPSGDPGAVVDPELRVHGVDKLRVIDASVMPSVTSGNTNAPTIMIAEKGSDLIKSRWIGKQLWTKW